The genome window TGGCGCACCCGATAAGCAAAGAACGCAACGTCCGCGGCCGAGAACATGACGCCGCTAACCAGCACAAAGACACAGACGAGGCGGGTAAACTTCATCGCCAGACGTTGTTCCACGCTGAACTTCGCGTTCAGCCTCTCCTCAAGATGGCGATGCCACTCTCCGAGCGATTGCCACATGGCTAGTTACCCATCATGTACCCTTTGCCAGGCACCGTCACGATGATCTCCCTGCCCAGTTTGCGTCTCAGATAGGCAACGTGGACATCCACCGTCTGAGAAAACATGAGTTCATCGTATTCACCCCAGACCAGCTCGATGATCTCGAGACGAGTCTTGGCAATGCCGCGGTTGAGTGCAAGGAATTCGAGCAGAGCGTATTCGCGTGGCGCAAGCGCGACAGGCTTCCCGTCCTTGCGGACTTCATGAGTGTTGGTGTCGATGTCGACCTGGCCGATCGTGATGATGGGACTCCGGCTCTCGCCGCCCCGGCGCAGCAGCGCGCGCATGCGGGCAAGCAACTCCTCGAGGTCGAACGGCTTGGTAAGGTAGTCATCGGCTCCGCTGTCCAGACCGGCCACAGCGTTCTGGTGGCCAACCCGCGCGGTCAACATGAGAATGGGCATACTCCGGCCGGCTTGCCGCAACTGATGGCACACTTCCAGTCCGTCCATGCGTGGGAGGTTGAGGTCGAGAACAACGAGAGCATACTCCTCGGTCAGGCCCTTGCGCAGACCTGTCTCGCCGTCGAAGGCAAGATCGACACTGTAGGACTCCGTCTCCAGATACCGCTTGATGTTCTGGGCAAAATCCTGCTGGTCCTCAACGACAAGAATGTGCATCCGTGTCTCCTCTCATACCTGTTATTGTACCAGCAGGACATAAGAACGGATTAAGACGGTGCCTCGACGATCACCGCCGTGTCAGGCTGCTTCCGCCTTCGGTCGTCGTCCCACTGACGTCCCAAGACGGGCGCATCGGTCTCTCAGACGTGATCTACACCATCCCTGCCCGGACAAAGCTGAAGTAGTCCTGGCGGGCACGGCCCACGATGATGTGGTCCAAGACACGGACGCCGACGTACTTCAGGGCCTGGGTGATCTTGTTGGTGGTGTCGATGTCTTCTTTGGAAGGATCGCACTCTTATCTGGAGTGAGATCCGTCCGAAGGCGAAGCCTCAGGTGGCCGCCCGATCAGGAACTTGTCCGTCGTCATCCCGGCGCAGAACAAGTCGCCATCATGAGCAAGACCGGTGGCAAATGGATCAGGAGCGCCGTATTTTCGGGTGCGGTACTCCGTCGGGATCCCCTCTGCCGGACGAGGTTCGTTAACCTTGCGGTTGAAGAACTAGCCGCCTTTGGCAACCGGATTCCAAAGGCGCCCGAACCGACAACTAATGTATATGGCCTAGTATATCCTTGAAGTATATTTCAACGGCGGTTTCATTTGGAAAGAGACTTGAAAGTTGAGATGACAAACACTTCTTTGCCTCAGCGTACTCGGATGAATGAGCCGAGGTTCCCAGATTGAGTGTCTTCGCTACTAGGTCATTGGGATCCAGGTCACTTGATTTACGCAGCATTTCTATGCCTCTCTGTTCCCATTCGACAAACAGGTCGCCTGAACCGCTGTTGTAAAACAGATATGGAAGAATAGATGCCATATGACCTGCTACACACAGAAACCGAGGTGCGTTTCCGAAATTCGATAGACCAAAATTCATACATTCGATAAGCGTATCCTGAAATGCTTGAGAAGACAGCTTTTCTGTGTTGATACAGCAATCCCACAACGACAGTACATACCAGCATTCGGAAAGCAATCTGAGCAGCTTGTCGCTGTTGAGTTTGTCATCTTTCCATTCATCATCGAGTAGCGACCGCGCTTCTTCCCATTTCTCCTGCTTTTCAAGGTCCTCAAGTCCGCTGACTTCAACAAAGTAGCTCATTCCTAACCTCACTTCGTTTTAACCCATGCATCAACAATGCGGGTACACCATCGACAACTCTTGTGGTCACTTGAACCGTCTGACCTCTATAAACAAAGTTATAAACTACACTACCGACACTGTTCACGACGCCAGCACCCTTGGTAAAAGTGCTCTCTTGATTCTGCTCACGGAAGAGGCCATCTCTTTTCAAAGACAGCTCTC of Coprothermobacter sp. contains these proteins:
- a CDS encoding DNA-binding response regulator, translated to MHILVVEDQQDFAQNIKRYLETESYSVDLAFDGETGLRKGLTEEYALVVLDLNLPRMDGLEVCHQLRQAGRSMPILMLTARVGHQNAVAGLDSGADDYLTKPFDLEELLARMRALLRRGGESRSPIITIGQVDIDTNTHEVRKDGKPVALAPREYALLEFLALNRGIAKTRLEIIELVWGEYDELMFSQTVDVHVAYLRRKLGREIIVTVPGKGYMMGN